The Luteolibacter arcticus genome includes the window AGCTCAGCGTCCCTCCGCCGAATGCAAAGGCCACGGTCCGGTCAACTAGCGTCGTCGGGCCGATTGCGCCGGAATGACGAGCCACCGTGAGCTGGTAGAACCCTTGGACGCCCGGTTCGGTCTCAATCGTCGCTTGGGTTGCCGATGCGACCTGGGGATGCGAGAGGATCCCGAGCTGGAGAGATGCGTCTTCCAGTTCGGCCCACGTGCCGTTCGGCAAATTTGACCGGAATGCTCGGAAGATCGTCCCGGTTGTGATGGGAGCGTCGAACTTCCAAATGGCGGAGACTCCGGGGGTGACTTCAAGCTTGCCGAAAGGCCTCACCACTTCCGGCAATCCCTGCGCCAGTTCGTTGAAGGCATTTGCCGCAGGGTCGGTGCGCTCAAAGGTGATCCCGGTGATGGTGGATCCGTTGTCACCGGCATTGATGATGGCATCGATGACCGTGCGGCTTGCGGCATCCGGAATCAGCCCGATGATGCTATGGACATCGTCGTAGGAGGGGATGGTGAGGTTGCCGGTGAAAAAGATTTGGCCGTTGTTGGTGTTGGGGCCGGCATTTGCGGAGGACAGCGTGTATCCGGTGTGGCGCACTGACGGAGTGAACTCATCCTGAAACGTGAAGCCGGACTGGCCGGCGGGAGTTCCGGTGCCGGAGCCGGTCTGCGCGAACTTGTAGGCCGCGTTGTTGAGGGTGCGGAAAAACTTTTCGCCGACGTAGAGAGGGTCAGTGGTTGCGGCACCCGTGATCGGATTCACGCGGCTTCGCGTTCCCTGCGCGAGCGTCATGAAATTCGCGACGGCTTTGGGTGCCGTGGCATGCTGGAGCTCGACGTGGACGGTGCCCAAGGTCGTTTGGACATGGGCGATCAACGCCGCATGCAGCGGACACGCCAGGAAGGTCAGCAGGGTGATTGCCTTCGTCACGCGGCGCATGCCGCCATGAAGCAGGCGGTTCGGCAAGCCCGTTAGTCAGGCGCCCTCGGCTTCGGACGGCTCCCACTCGTCGTAGCGGGGGTCCTTGTCCTCGGATTCTTCCTTCAGCTTGCGCTCCCAGATGTAGCGGCGGAAGAGCACTTTCACCGCGGCGGTCAACGGCACCGCGAGCAAGGCACCGACGAAGCCGCCGAGGATGAGCGACCAGAAGAGCATCGAGAAAATGACCGTCATCGGGTGCAGGCCGACCGAGTCGCCGACGATCTTCGGCGCGGTGACCAGCGAATTGATCTGCTGGACGATCACGAAGATCGCCACCACGCCGCCGACATACGCCCACGGGTTCGAGCCGAGGATGTGCTGGTTCTCCGGGACGCTGAAATGGAACCACGCCAGCACGCAGGCGGGGATGAGGGTAATGATGTTCCCGATGTAGGGGATGATGCCGAGCACCGCCATGATGATGCCGACCAGCAGGCCGAGCGGCAGGCGGAAGGCGGTGAGCGCGAGACCCACCAGCATGCCATCGATGAAGGCGACGAAGACCTGGCCGCGGAAGAAGGAGATCAGGTAGCGGTTGATCTCGGTGAGCGTTTCGACGAGCTCGGTTTTGAAGCGGGAGGCCTTGAGCGGGACGTAGTCGTGCCAGTGCTCCTTGATGGCGGCGCTTTCGTTGAGGATGTAGTAGAGGTAGATCGGCACCATCAGGAAGCCGAGTGCGAGGCCGAGGAAGCCGAGCACCTTGCCTGCGCCGCCTTTGACCCAGCCGACGATTTCATCAATGTAGCTCTTGCCCTGTGCCCAGAGCTCTGTGTCCTGAAGAACAATCGGAGGATCGAGTTGTTTGCGGCCGGCCTCTGCTGCCTCGTCGAGTGAGGCGGTCAGGGTGGCTTTCGGC containing:
- a CDS encoding peptidylprolyl isomerase: MPNRLLHGGMRRVTKAITLLTFLACPLHAALIAHVQTTLGTVHVELQHATAPKAVANFMTLAQGTRSRVNPITGAATTDPLYVGEKFFRTLNNAAYKFAQTGSGTGTPAGQSGFTFQDEFTPSVRHTGYTLSSANAGPNTNNGQIFFTGNLTIPSYDDVHSIIGLIPDAASRTVIDAIINAGDNGSTITGITFERTDPAANAFNELAQGLPEVVRPFGKLEVTPGVSAIWKFDAPITTGTIFRAFRSNLPNGTWAELEDASLQLGILSHPQVASATQATIETEPGVQGFYQLTVARHSGAIGPTTLVDRTVAFAFGGGTLSYAFDATGKSGILTYTPASGGSSTSSFTTVNPSDGTSLAPYSLGAHNINFVADTVNGSPRYYWVKVGCDSISETVISGHHSTQTFGIFGWQPFVKGTCTVTR
- a CDS encoding AI-2E family transporter; translated protein: MARYPTRFQLRTLWNAATGVSILVLGALIVGMVWLIGQIFGFLQPVLVPLAVAAIVAYLLDPVVRIFQKRGFSRRWSVVSVFAGFTLLVAGLVAIMIPLVGGQIHKFQEQRQAIAASREPAPPVVDPIAPPVEPAAVDQATAGQPAPADAQNKAVEENPAAAKKPFDEIIVDMLIHTRNKNEWSKPFIDPLLGPPEDPKSDAPKATLTASLDEAAEAGRKQLDPPIVLQDTELWAQGKSYIDEIVGWVKGGAGKVLGFLGLALGFLMVPIYLYYILNESAAIKEHWHDYVPLKASRFKTELVETLTEINRYLISFFRGQVFVAFIDGMLVGLALTAFRLPLGLLVGIIMAVLGIIPYIGNIITLIPACVLAWFHFSVPENQHILGSNPWAYVGGVVAIFVIVQQINSLVTAPKIVGDSVGLHPMTVIFSMLFWSLILGGFVGALLAVPLTAAVKVLFRRYIWERKLKEESEDKDPRYDEWEPSEAEGA